From the Lathyrus oleraceus cultivar Zhongwan6 chromosome 4, CAAS_Psat_ZW6_1.0, whole genome shotgun sequence genome, one window contains:
- the LOC127073393 gene encoding membrane protein PM19L, with translation MASGGSKSIALILLALNLVLYFIVIVIASWAMNHGIQRSKEAASVLTTPAKIFPIYFPMGNMTTGFFIIFTLIAGVVGFTTSITGLNNIFQWNAPNLNAAAMSSLTTSALTLLAMGFACKEIELGWTDSNLRTLETITIIVSATQLLCTGVIHVGASEVIHNY, from the exons ATGGCTTCAGGAGGATCAAAATCAATAGCTTTAATCCTTTTAGCCCTAAACCTAGTGTTGTATTTCATCGTGATTGTAATTGCTTCATGGGCAATGAATCATGGGATTCAAAGATCTAAGGAAGCAG CATCAGTTTTGACGACTCCAGCTAAAATATTCCCAATATACTTCCCTATGGGGAACATGACAACTGGTTTTTTCATAATTTTCACTCTTATTGCTGGTGTTGTTGGATTCACTACCTCAATAACTGGATTGAATAACATATTCCAGTGGAATGCTCCTAATTTGAATGCTGCAGCTATGTCTTCATTGACAACATCGGCACTCACTCTACTAGCTATGGG ATTTGCATGTAAAGAGATTGAACTTGGCTGGACTGATTCAAATCTA AGAACCCTTGAAACGATAACAATAATTGTTAGCGCAACACAACTGTTATGCACTGGTGTTATCCATGTTGGGGCTTCAGAAGTTATTCATAATTATTAG